Proteins found in one Pseudoxanthomonas sp. SL93 genomic segment:
- a CDS encoding alpha-glucosidase family protein, with translation MDKNNWWRGAVIYQIYPRSFLDTNGDGVGDLPGIVEKLDYIAGLGVDAIWISPFFKSPMADFGYDIADYRDVDPLFGTLADFDRLLAKAHELGIKVMIDQVLSHCSVEHAWFKESRESRDNPKADWYVWADAKEDGTAPNNWMSLFGGVAWRWEPRREQYYLHNFLSSQPDLNFHNPEVQAATLDNVKFWLDRGVDGLRLDAINFCFHDAQLRDNPPKPKEKRVGRGFSPDNPYAYQYHYYNNTQPENVAFLERLRALLDQYPDAAALGEISSEDSLATTAEYVTDQRLHMGYSFELLTDDGSAGYIRGTVERLEAAMAEGWPCWAVSNHDVQRAVTRWGDGERSPALAAQLVALVCSLRGSVCLYQGEELGLPEADVPFEALQDPYGKTFWPNFKGRDGCRTPMPWNAGDEAGFSAGRPWLPIPAEHRAISVALQEADAGSVLNAVRRFLAWRRAQPALQVGSITFIDAPEPVLAFRREAGDQAMLVVFNLSAEALTWELPSALPVQPVDGHGLSGAQVKDGMLSLPPRGVFYGRIG, from the coding sequence ATGGACAAGAACAATTGGTGGCGCGGTGCGGTGATCTACCAGATCTACCCCCGCAGCTTCCTGGACACTAACGGGGACGGGGTAGGGGACCTGCCGGGCATCGTCGAGAAACTCGACTACATCGCCGGGCTGGGCGTCGATGCCATCTGGATATCTCCCTTCTTCAAGTCGCCGATGGCGGATTTCGGTTACGACATCGCCGACTATCGCGACGTCGACCCGTTGTTCGGCACGCTGGCCGACTTCGATCGCCTGCTGGCCAAGGCCCATGAGCTGGGCATCAAGGTGATGATCGACCAGGTGCTGAGCCACTGTTCCGTCGAGCATGCCTGGTTCAAGGAGAGCCGCGAAAGCCGCGACAACCCGAAGGCCGACTGGTACGTGTGGGCGGATGCGAAGGAAGACGGCACCGCGCCGAACAACTGGATGTCGCTGTTCGGCGGCGTGGCCTGGCGCTGGGAGCCGCGCCGGGAGCAGTACTATCTGCACAACTTCCTTTCCAGCCAGCCCGACCTGAACTTCCACAACCCGGAAGTGCAGGCCGCCACGCTGGACAACGTCAAGTTCTGGCTGGACAGGGGCGTCGATGGCCTGCGCCTGGATGCGATCAACTTCTGCTTCCATGACGCGCAGCTGCGCGACAACCCGCCCAAGCCGAAGGAGAAGCGCGTCGGCCGCGGCTTCAGCCCGGACAACCCGTACGCCTACCAGTACCACTACTACAACAACACGCAGCCGGAGAACGTCGCGTTCCTGGAGCGGCTCCGCGCGCTGCTGGACCAATACCCCGATGCTGCCGCCTTGGGCGAAATCTCTTCCGAGGATTCGCTGGCCACCACCGCCGAGTACGTCACCGACCAGCGCCTGCACATGGGTTACAGCTTCGAGCTGCTGACCGACGACGGCAGTGCCGGCTACATCCGCGGCACGGTCGAACGGCTGGAAGCGGCGATGGCGGAAGGCTGGCCGTGCTGGGCCGTGTCCAACCACGACGTGCAGCGCGCCGTCACGCGCTGGGGCGATGGCGAACGCTCGCCGGCACTGGCCGCGCAGCTGGTGGCGCTGGTGTGCTCGTTGCGCGGTTCGGTCTGCCTGTACCAGGGCGAGGAACTCGGCCTGCCGGAAGCGGACGTACCGTTCGAGGCCTTGCAGGATCCCTACGGCAAGACCTTCTGGCCGAACTTCAAGGGACGCGATGGATGCCGGACGCCCATGCCGTGGAATGCCGGCGATGAGGCGGGTTTCAGCGCAGGGCGCCCGTGGCTGCCGATTCCCGCCGAACACCGCGCCATCAGTGTCGCGCTGCAGGAGGCGGACGCAGGGTCGGTCCTCAACGCCGTGCGTCGCTTCCTGGCGTGGCGCCGCGCGCAGCCCGCGCTGCAGGTCGGCAGCATCACTTTCATCGATGCGCCGGAGCCCGTACTGGCCTTCCGTCGTGAGGCCGGTGATCAGGCGATGCTGGTCGTCTTCAACCTGTCGGCGGAAGCGCTGACATGGGAATTGCCGAGCGCTCTGCCGGTGCAGCCCGTCGACGGCCACGGCCTGTCGGGCGCGCAGGTGAAGGACGGCATGCTGTCGCTGCCACCGCGCGGCGTGTTCTACGGGCGTATCGGCTGA
- a CDS encoding MFS transporter — protein MTHKPTLSFWQIWNMSFGFLGIQFGFALQGGFMSRIFQTLGAEKDALPLLWIAAPLTGLLVQPIIGYFSDRTWHPVLGRRRPYFLAGAILSSIALIFMPHSPTLWVAAGLLWVLDASINISMEPFRALVADKLPEQQRSYGFVLQTLIIGIGTWVASNLPWFVARMGVPNEAGPGVVPPSVKIAFAIGAFVFLASILVTVFTTREYPPEDLEAFRREKARQGNFISEIFRHVVHMPAQMRSLGVVQFFSWLAFFAMWSMATPGLTEHVFKAPAPDPSTFDMADAAQAAAFQTANGAFQNAADLVGSYMGYYGLSSMLVALLLSFYAARFPLNRKAVHFGSLLLGGLGFLSMWFVPHPAWLIASFALVGVSWASILSMPYALLSSHVPGEKMGIYMGIFNMFIVIPQIVAATLLGPVLRNFFGNHAIYALVISGASLIVAALCLFRVREAAHADATSPQMQVH, from the coding sequence ATGACCCACAAGCCAACGTTGTCCTTCTGGCAGATCTGGAACATGTCGTTCGGCTTCCTGGGCATCCAGTTCGGTTTCGCGCTGCAGGGCGGCTTCATGTCGCGCATCTTCCAGACGCTCGGCGCGGAGAAGGATGCGCTGCCCCTGTTGTGGATCGCCGCACCGCTGACCGGCCTGCTGGTGCAGCCCATCATCGGTTACTTCAGCGACCGCACCTGGCACCCGGTGCTCGGACGCCGCCGCCCGTACTTCCTGGCGGGCGCCATCCTCAGTTCCATCGCGCTGATCTTCATGCCGCACTCGCCGACGCTGTGGGTCGCTGCCGGCCTGCTGTGGGTGCTGGATGCCAGCATCAACATCAGCATGGAACCCTTCCGTGCCCTCGTGGCCGACAAGCTGCCCGAGCAGCAGCGGTCCTACGGTTTCGTCCTGCAGACCCTGATCATCGGCATCGGCACCTGGGTCGCCAGCAACCTGCCCTGGTTCGTCGCCCGCATGGGCGTGCCCAACGAGGCCGGCCCCGGCGTGGTGCCGCCTTCGGTGAAGATCGCGTTCGCCATCGGTGCGTTCGTGTTCCTGGCCAGCATCCTGGTCACCGTGTTCACCACGCGCGAGTATCCGCCGGAAGACCTGGAGGCATTCCGCCGCGAAAAAGCGCGCCAGGGCAACTTCATCAGCGAGATCTTCAGGCACGTGGTACACATGCCCGCGCAGATGCGCAGCCTTGGCGTGGTGCAGTTCTTCAGCTGGCTGGCCTTCTTCGCGATGTGGAGCATGGCCACCCCCGGACTCACCGAGCACGTCTTCAAGGCGCCGGCCCCCGACCCGTCGACGTTCGACATGGCCGATGCCGCGCAGGCGGCGGCGTTCCAGACGGCCAATGGCGCATTCCAGAATGCCGCCGACCTGGTGGGCTCCTACATGGGCTATTACGGGCTGTCGTCGATGCTGGTGGCGCTGCTGCTGAGTTTCTATGCCGCGCGCTTCCCGCTGAACCGCAAGGCCGTGCATTTCGGCTCGCTGCTGCTGGGCGGCCTCGGCTTCCTGTCGATGTGGTTCGTGCCGCACCCCGCCTGGCTGATCGCGTCGTTCGCGCTGGTCGGCGTGTCGTGGGCCAGCATCCTGTCGATGCCTTATGCCCTGCTGTCCAGCCACGTGCCCGGCGAGAAGATGGGCATCTACATGGGCATCTTCAACATGTTCATCGTCATCCCGCAGATCGTGGCGGCAACCCTGCTGGGGCCGGTGCTGCGCAATTTCTTCGGCAACCACGCGATCTACGCGCTGGTCATCAGTGGCGCCAGCCTGATCGTGGCGGCGCTGTGCCTGTTCCGCGTGCGCGAGGCCGCACATGCCGATGCCACCTCCCCACAGATGCAGGTGCATTGA
- a CDS encoding alpha-amylase family glycosyl hydrolase: MMRATLKPLPVLLLLAMAAPRALAADDFYGTKEPFAKESVYFVLTDRFVNGDPSNDHRDQGGAHRTFDLPVPGAPEGQSDNVGYLGGDFRGVVNNAGYIRDLGFTSVWVTPIVDNPDQAFTGGEAIKWGGMFTDRGKTGYHGYWGINFYKLDEHLPSEGLDFAGFTRAMKEQKLDVVLDIVTNHGSPAYSMPTMQPQYGKLWDRDGTLVADHQNLDPDRLDPRRKRLHAFYNTQGGLAQLSDFNEHNPAVLEYLAGAYEQWIDQGAAAFRVDTIAWMPHAFWKRFADRMRQKRPGFFMFGENFNYDAASIAGHTWQRNGAYSVLDFPLKAKLVEVFEKPGSDFAELGKALYLEDGPYANPYDLMTFYDNHDMARMNASDEGFIDAHHWLFTARGIPVIYYGSETGFMRGTAEHAGNRNYFGQDRIDAAPGSPIFAPLRRIAQLRRDTPALQRGLQLNVRLKGDQAVFYRVLQHEGINQTALVMLNKGDKATRVSVSDYLQQGEWRDAFTGRAQRVRNRLEADVPAHGVRVFLLDAPVTRADTRARLAELMERKSPKAD, translated from the coding sequence ATGATGCGCGCCACCCTGAAGCCGCTGCCCGTGCTGCTGTTGCTCGCGATGGCCGCGCCCCGCGCACTGGCCGCCGACGATTTCTACGGCACCAAAGAACCGTTCGCGAAAGAATCGGTTTACTTCGTGCTGACCGATCGCTTCGTCAACGGCGATCCGTCGAACGACCACCGGGACCAGGGGGGCGCGCACCGGACGTTCGACCTGCCGGTGCCCGGCGCACCCGAAGGGCAGTCGGACAACGTCGGCTACCTGGGCGGCGACTTCAGGGGCGTCGTGAACAATGCAGGCTACATCCGCGATCTGGGTTTCACTTCGGTGTGGGTCACGCCCATCGTCGACAATCCGGACCAGGCCTTCACCGGTGGTGAAGCGATCAAGTGGGGCGGCATGTTCACCGACCGCGGCAAGACCGGCTACCACGGCTATTGGGGCATCAACTTCTACAAGCTCGACGAGCACCTGCCCAGCGAGGGCCTGGACTTCGCCGGCTTCACCCGGGCGATGAAGGAACAGAAGCTCGACGTGGTGCTGGACATCGTCACCAACCACGGCTCGCCCGCCTATTCCATGCCGACGATGCAGCCGCAATACGGCAAGCTGTGGGACCGGGACGGAACGCTGGTGGCCGACCACCAGAACCTGGACCCGGACAGGCTGGACCCGCGCCGCAAGCGCCTGCATGCGTTCTACAACACCCAGGGCGGGCTGGCCCAGCTGTCGGACTTCAACGAGCACAATCCCGCCGTGCTGGAATACCTGGCAGGCGCCTATGAGCAATGGATCGACCAGGGTGCCGCGGCGTTCCGCGTGGATACCATCGCCTGGATGCCGCACGCGTTCTGGAAGCGGTTCGCCGACCGCATGCGCCAGAAAAGACCCGGCTTCTTCATGTTCGGCGAGAACTTCAACTACGACGCCGCCAGCATCGCCGGCCACACCTGGCAGCGCAACGGCGCGTACAGCGTGCTGGATTTCCCGCTGAAGGCGAAGCTGGTGGAGGTGTTCGAGAAGCCCGGCAGTGACTTCGCCGAACTCGGCAAGGCGCTCTACCTGGAGGATGGCCCGTACGCCAACCCGTACGACCTGATGACCTTCTATGACAACCACGACATGGCGCGCATGAACGCCAGTGACGAAGGTTTCATCGATGCGCACCACTGGCTGTTTACCGCGCGCGGCATTCCGGTGATCTATTACGGCTCGGAGACCGGTTTCATGCGCGGCACCGCCGAGCACGCAGGCAACCGCAACTACTTCGGCCAGGACCGCATCGATGCCGCGCCCGGCAGCCCGATCTTCGCGCCGCTCCGGCGCATCGCCCAGCTACGCCGCGACACCCCGGCGCTGCAGCGCGGCCTGCAGCTCAACGTGCGACTGAAGGGCGACCAGGCGGTGTTCTACCGCGTATTGCAGCACGAAGGAATCAACCAGACCGCGCTGGTGATGCTCAACAAGGGCGACAAGGCCACGCGCGTCTCCGTCAGCGACTACCTGCAGCAGGGCGAGTGGCGCGATGCCTTCACCGGCCGGGCGCAGCGCGTGCGCAACCGGCTGGAGGCCGACGTGCCGGCGCATGGCGTGCGTGTGTTCCTGCTGGACGCGCCCGTCACCCGAGCCGACACCCGCGCCCGCCTGGCCGAGTTGATGGAGCGCAAGTCGCCGAAGGCCGATTGA
- a CDS encoding PepSY-associated TM helix domain-containing protein — protein sequence MKLSSNTLRTFTTVHTWVGLVAGFALFVAFYAGAITVFHHDLMVWQSPHAVEQPIGTLQDAQQLLDETIARHPDARKWVGMMFPGGESAQPVVYWPDAKGTWFFATPDDLAGSQHPPAAALSELVNALHYSLGIPVAGTYLMGIVSLLYGVALVSGIVIHLPKLVDDLFALRPGRNLKRFWQDAHNVIGVLSLPVHVMFAVTGALLCLVMVVAFALNPLIYGGKLMEAMPAALDTAPQVAPAGTPQALGSVAMWHARSQQVAREQGLPAFEPAYLKLTHAGDANAIVEVTGEAPRTLGALGAVALNANTGALVASQLPGRRDANHATLSIAYLLHFGEYGNAWVQWLYFLLGIGGAFLFYSGNLLWIESRRKRRQQAQGRAQVGMAKATVGFCIGVCVAISAAFVASQVLEARHVAWGISVESGVKWACFATWAACLLWAVLRPPVRAAKELLWLAALVTALVPVAHGAATGWWLWKSAAAGHAALFAIDAGAVAMAFGFAWLARMTAKRARTGEPNSVWADAHKPL from the coding sequence ATCAAGCTGAGCTCCAACACGCTGCGCACGTTCACCACGGTGCATACCTGGGTGGGCCTGGTCGCGGGCTTCGCGTTGTTCGTCGCGTTCTACGCGGGCGCCATCACCGTGTTCCACCACGATCTGATGGTCTGGCAGTCGCCGCACGCGGTGGAGCAGCCGATCGGCACGCTGCAGGATGCGCAGCAGCTGCTGGACGAAACGATCGCCCGCCACCCTGACGCACGCAAGTGGGTGGGGATGATGTTCCCCGGGGGCGAGAGCGCGCAGCCAGTGGTGTACTGGCCCGACGCGAAGGGGACCTGGTTCTTTGCCACGCCGGACGACCTGGCCGGCAGCCAGCACCCGCCCGCGGCGGCGCTGTCCGAGCTGGTCAACGCCTTGCACTATTCGCTGGGCATTCCGGTGGCCGGCACCTACCTGATGGGCATCGTCAGCCTGCTGTACGGCGTGGCGCTGGTCTCGGGCATCGTCATCCACCTGCCGAAGCTGGTCGACGACCTGTTCGCGCTGCGGCCTGGCCGCAACCTCAAGCGCTTCTGGCAGGACGCCCACAACGTCATCGGCGTGCTCAGCCTGCCGGTGCACGTGATGTTCGCGGTGACCGGCGCGTTGCTGTGCCTGGTGATGGTGGTGGCATTCGCGCTGAATCCGCTGATCTACGGGGGCAAGCTGATGGAAGCCATGCCGGCCGCGCTGGATACCGCGCCGCAGGTGGCGCCGGCCGGTACGCCGCAGGCGCTGGGCAGCGTGGCCATGTGGCATGCGCGCTCGCAGCAGGTCGCGCGCGAGCAGGGACTGCCTGCATTCGAACCCGCCTACCTCAAGCTGACCCACGCCGGCGATGCCAATGCGATCGTCGAGGTCACGGGCGAGGCGCCGCGTACGCTGGGCGCACTGGGCGCGGTAGCCCTGAACGCGAACACCGGCGCGCTGGTCGCAAGCCAGCTGCCCGGCAGGCGCGATGCCAACCACGCGACGCTGTCGATTGCCTACCTGCTGCATTTCGGCGAATACGGCAACGCCTGGGTCCAGTGGCTGTACTTCCTGCTCGGCATCGGCGGCGCCTTCCTGTTCTATTCGGGCAACCTGCTGTGGATCGAATCGCGTCGCAAGCGCCGCCAGCAGGCGCAGGGCCGCGCGCAGGTCGGCATGGCGAAGGCGACCGTCGGTTTCTGCATCGGCGTGTGCGTGGCGATCTCCGCAGCGTTCGTGGCGTCGCAGGTGCTGGAGGCCAGGCACGTCGCTTGGGGCATCAGCGTGGAATCCGGTGTGAAGTGGGCCTGTTTTGCCACCTGGGCCGCCTGTCTGTTGTGGGCCGTGCTGCGGCCGCCGGTCCGCGCGGCGAAGGAACTGCTCTGGCTGGCCGCGCTGGTGACGGCGCTGGTGCCGGTGGCGCATGGCGCCGCAACGGGATGGTGGCTATGGAAAAGCGCCGCCGCCGGCCATGCGGCGCTGTTCGCCATTGATGCCGGAGCGGTGGCGATGGCGTTTGGGTTTGCATGGCTGGCACGGATGACCGCGAAGCGCGCCCGCACGGGCGAGCCGAACAGCGTGTGGGCCGACGCCCATAAACCCCTGTAG